Proteins encoded together in one Sinorhizobium sp. B11 window:
- a CDS encoding four-carbon acid sugar kinase family protein, giving the protein MRDLLVSYYGDDFTGSTDVMEALASNGIPTVLFLGIPDQALLDRFRDCRAIGIAGTSRSESPAWMQEHLAPAFQWLKGLQASICHYKVCSTFDSAPEVGNIGKAIEIGKDIFEQELVPVIVGAPQLKRYTAFGNLFAAYQGRVFRIDRHPVMSRHPVTPMHEADLALHLGKQTELAVSLADLTMLASSDADARIDQLTNKGSGILLLDVDSGDSQSSAGRQLQRIAAAKGGFVAGSSGIEYALLNAWREKGLIGQSVEFPSPGEVDRLAVVSGSVSPTTERQIRTAISDGFHDIPLDPLALVGANAEAVLDVAVAAGLAALKAGRSVILHTALGPSADRGADIDQLPGARHRLGRALGTILRRLVETEGLSRAVIAGGDTSSHALKELRVDALTTLLPLPQTPGSPLCTAHGGHGPTDGLQIALKGGQVGSDGYFAQIRDGRTS; this is encoded by the coding sequence ATGCGCGACCTGCTCGTCAGTTACTACGGCGACGACTTCACCGGCTCCACCGATGTGATGGAAGCGCTCGCCAGCAACGGTATTCCGACCGTGCTCTTCCTCGGCATTCCGGATCAGGCGCTGCTCGATCGCTTCCGGGATTGCCGGGCCATCGGCATTGCCGGAACGAGCCGCAGTGAGAGCCCGGCCTGGATGCAGGAACATCTTGCACCGGCCTTCCAATGGCTGAAGGGGCTGCAGGCGAGCATCTGCCACTACAAAGTCTGCTCGACTTTCGATTCCGCGCCTGAGGTCGGCAATATCGGCAAGGCGATTGAGATCGGCAAAGACATATTCGAGCAAGAGCTCGTGCCCGTCATCGTCGGCGCGCCGCAGCTCAAGCGCTATACCGCCTTCGGCAACCTCTTTGCTGCCTATCAGGGACGTGTCTTCCGCATCGACCGGCATCCGGTCATGAGCCGCCATCCGGTTACACCGATGCATGAGGCGGATCTTGCCTTGCATCTCGGCAAGCAGACCGAGCTTGCCGTTTCGCTCGCCGACCTGACAATGCTTGCATCATCCGATGCCGATGCCAGGATCGACCAGCTGACGAACAAGGGCTCGGGCATCCTGCTTCTCGACGTCGACTCTGGCGACAGCCAGTCTTCCGCCGGACGACAGCTGCAGCGCATCGCGGCTGCCAAGGGCGGCTTCGTCGCCGGTTCCTCCGGCATCGAATATGCACTTCTCAACGCGTGGCGCGAAAAAGGCCTGATCGGACAGAGTGTAGAATTCCCGTCGCCGGGCGAGGTGGATCGGCTCGCCGTCGTTTCCGGCAGCGTTTCGCCGACGACGGAGCGACAGATTCGCACGGCAATATCCGACGGTTTCCATGATATTCCACTCGATCCTCTGGCACTGGTCGGCGCGAATGCCGAAGCGGTACTGGACGTCGCGGTCGCTGCGGGCCTCGCCGCTCTGAAAGCCGGCCGTAGTGTCATACTGCACACTGCACTTGGCCCTTCGGCCGATCGCGGCGCCGATATCGATCAGCTGCCAGGCGCCCGTCATCGGCTCGGTCGCGCGCTCGGAACCATCCTGCGCCGTCTTGTCGAAACCGAAGGGCTTTCGCGGGCGGTCATCGCCGGTGGCGACACGTCGAGCCACGCGCTGAAGGAATTGCGCGTCGATGCGCTGACGACCCTGCTGCCGCTGCCGCAGACCCCTGGTTCGCCGCTCTGCACCGCCCATGGCGGCCATGGGCCGACGGACGGACTGCAGATTGCCCTGAAAGGCGGGCAGGTCGGATCCGATGGTTACTTCGCGCAGATCCGGGACGGACGAACATCCTGA
- a CDS encoding sugar ABC transporter ATP-binding protein, with translation MTVAEAPKDDIILRLDDVSKVYSGIVAVKRANLELRRGAVNVLVGENGAGKSTLMKIIAGVERPTLGNIILDGETVSFASPADAQAHGIGMIFQELNLFANMSVAENIFATRELTRGVLGIDHREQVRKANEFLTRLDAGIDAETMVEDLPIGQQQLVEIAKAMSLNARILIMDEPTSALSAAEVDILFKVIGELKAQGVAIVYISHRLEELMRIGDYITVLRDGQITGQAMVRDIDTRWIVRSMIGSDAKDFAKSVEHAVGKEMFRAENISLPRPTGGLAVDDVSLTVKAGEILGIYGLMGAGRSEFFECVIGRHAHSTGKIFIDGKEVRARDTTRRIRRGLALIPEDRQREGLVQVLSIASNLTLASLGRFTRLFHINAKAEKNAIAEAIRDLSIKAPNPDFEVTSMSGGNQQKVVIGKALMTNPKVLLMDEPSRGIDVGAKADVFRTMRRLAANGLAILFSTSDLEEVMALSDRIAVLSNGHLIAVFDRAQATEEAIIAASAKGHEHQGKLAS, from the coding sequence ATGACGGTGGCCGAGGCTCCCAAGGACGATATCATCCTGCGCCTCGACGATGTGTCGAAGGTCTATTCCGGCATCGTCGCAGTCAAGCGCGCCAATCTCGAACTGCGCCGCGGTGCCGTCAACGTGCTGGTCGGTGAAAACGGCGCCGGCAAATCGACACTGATGAAGATTATCGCCGGCGTCGAACGGCCGACGCTCGGGAATATCATCCTTGATGGGGAAACCGTTTCCTTCGCGAGCCCCGCGGATGCGCAGGCGCACGGCATCGGCATGATCTTCCAGGAGCTCAATCTCTTCGCCAACATGTCGGTTGCCGAAAATATCTTTGCAACGCGCGAACTGACCCGCGGCGTGCTTGGCATCGACCACAGGGAACAGGTCCGCAAAGCGAATGAATTCCTTACGCGACTCGATGCCGGGATCGATGCCGAGACCATGGTCGAGGACCTGCCGATCGGCCAGCAGCAGCTTGTCGAGATCGCCAAGGCAATGTCGCTGAATGCCCGCATCCTGATCATGGACGAGCCGACATCGGCGCTGTCGGCAGCGGAAGTCGATATCCTCTTCAAGGTGATCGGCGAACTGAAGGCGCAAGGGGTGGCGATCGTCTATATTTCGCATCGCCTGGAAGAGCTGATGCGGATCGGCGATTACATCACCGTGCTGCGCGACGGGCAGATTACCGGCCAGGCGATGGTGAGGGATATAGACACGCGCTGGATCGTACGCTCGATGATCGGTTCGGACGCCAAGGATTTCGCCAAATCCGTCGAACATGCAGTCGGCAAGGAAATGTTTCGGGCCGAGAACATCAGCCTGCCGCGCCCGACCGGCGGGCTTGCCGTCGACGATGTTTCATTGACGGTCAAAGCTGGCGAGATCCTCGGTATTTACGGCCTGATGGGCGCCGGGCGAAGCGAATTCTTCGAATGCGTCATCGGCCGCCATGCGCATTCGACCGGCAAGATCTTCATCGACGGCAAGGAAGTGCGCGCTCGGGACACCACGCGACGCATCCGCCGGGGTCTCGCGCTCATTCCCGAGGACCGGCAGCGTGAGGGCCTGGTGCAGGTTCTCTCCATCGCTTCCAACCTGACGCTAGCGAGCCTCGGCCGGTTCACCCGTCTCTTCCATATCAATGCCAAGGCGGAGAAGAACGCCATCGCGGAGGCGATCCGCGATCTCTCCATCAAAGCACCGAACCCGGACTTCGAGGTGACCTCCATGTCCGGCGGCAACCAGCAGAAAGTGGTCATCGGCAAGGCGCTGATGACCAATCCGAAGGTCCTTTTGATGGACGAACCGAGCCGCGGCATCGATGTCGGCGCCAAGGCGGATGTCTTCCGCACGATGCGTCGGCTTGCTGCCAACGGTCTCGCCATCCTGTTTTCAACCTCCGACCTCGAAGAGGTCATGGCGCTCTCCGATCGCATCGCAGTGCTCAGCAACGGCCATCTCATCGCCGTCTTCGACCGCGCGCAGGCAACAGAAGAAGCCATTATCGCGGCCTCCGCCAAGGGGCACGAACATCAAGGGAAACTCGCGTCATGA
- a CDS encoding DUF2291 domain-containing protein encodes MLRIRGVLIAAIVVAALPGCKIIKTPTAEEKAAATAKSAFDPNAKVEAIWQPEVVPYYEKRAGGLKDVVALAASSPDQAGEKYGNPHKQASSPWTYAVKFSGKVIAADTASRAATLDVDADGDGKADAKVQIGPAIRGTALRDTLDFVNFNEFKNQIEWAQFGKSFNEKANSAFLSAVPRDGLVGKMVTVTGAFPLPSGSDLPLVTPSALTVAP; translated from the coding sequence ATGTTGAGGATCAGGGGCGTCCTGATTGCCGCGATCGTCGTGGCAGCTTTGCCCGGATGCAAGATCATCAAGACACCGACTGCGGAAGAAAAAGCCGCAGCGACGGCCAAGAGCGCATTCGATCCGAATGCCAAGGTCGAGGCCATTTGGCAGCCTGAGGTCGTCCCCTACTACGAAAAGCGTGCCGGCGGGCTCAAGGACGTCGTGGCACTCGCCGCTTCAAGCCCCGATCAGGCGGGCGAAAAATATGGCAATCCGCACAAACAGGCGAGCTCTCCCTGGACCTATGCCGTCAAGTTCAGCGGCAAGGTCATTGCCGCCGATACGGCGTCACGGGCGGCGACGCTTGATGTCGATGCCGATGGCGACGGCAAGGCCGACGCAAAAGTGCAGATCGGACCGGCCATTCGTGGCACGGCGCTGCGAGACACGCTGGATTTCGTCAATTTCAACGAGTTCAAGAACCAGATCGAATGGGCGCAGTTCGGCAAGTCCTTCAATGAGAAGGCCAACAGCGCCTTCCTATCGGCGGTTCCGCGCGACGGGCTGGTCGGCAAGATGGTGACCGTGACAGGCGCTTTCCCGTTGCCATCAGGCAGCGACCTCCCACTCGTGACCCCTTCGGCGCTGACGGTGGCACCATGA
- a CDS encoding NAD(P)-binding domain-containing protein, translating to MTAIALFGAGGKMGYRLAKNLKGSRFDVRHVEVSDVGKARLKNDLGIDCTPADAALDGAEVVILAVPDTAIGKVAAGIVDRLKPGTMVVALDAAAPFAGHLPKRDDLTYFVTHPCHPPIFNDETDMQAKKDHFGGLFAKQHIVSALMQGPESAYSLGEEIAKVIWAPVMRSHRVTVDQMAMLEPGLSETVCASLLVIMRQAMDECIARGVPAEAARDFLLGHMNVLGAVIFKEVDGVFSDACNKAIEFGIPALMRDDWKKVFEPQEIADSIRRIT from the coding sequence ATGACTGCAATTGCCCTCTTTGGCGCCGGCGGAAAAATGGGATACCGGCTGGCCAAGAATCTCAAAGGTTCCCGTTTTGATGTGCGCCATGTCGAGGTCAGCGATGTCGGCAAGGCGCGCCTGAAGAACGATCTCGGCATCGACTGCACGCCCGCCGATGCAGCGCTCGACGGCGCAGAGGTCGTGATCCTGGCCGTGCCGGATACAGCGATCGGCAAGGTTGCCGCCGGTATCGTCGACAGGCTGAAGCCCGGCACGATGGTCGTGGCCCTCGATGCCGCCGCTCCGTTCGCCGGTCACCTGCCCAAGCGTGACGATCTCACCTATTTCGTCACCCACCCCTGCCATCCGCCGATCTTCAACGATGAGACGGATATGCAGGCGAAAAAGGATCATTTCGGCGGCCTCTTTGCCAAGCAGCACATCGTCTCGGCGCTGATGCAGGGGCCGGAAAGCGCCTATAGCCTCGGCGAAGAGATTGCCAAGGTAATATGGGCGCCGGTCATGCGCTCGCACCGCGTCACTGTCGATCAGATGGCGATGCTGGAACCCGGGCTTTCGGAAACCGTCTGCGCCTCGCTGCTCGTCATCATGCGCCAGGCGATGGACGAATGCATCGCACGCGGCGTTCCGGCGGAAGCCGCTCGCGACTTCCTGCTCGGCCACATGAACGTGCTCGGCGCCGTCATCTTCAAGGAAGTCGACGGTGTGTTCTCGGATGCCTGCAACAAGGCGATCGAGTTCGGCATCCCAGCCCTCATGCGCGACGACTGGAAGAAGGTCTTCGAACCTCAGGAGATCGCCGACAGCATCCGGCGCATCACCTGA
- a CDS encoding ribulose-bisphosphate carboxylase large subunit family protein, translating into MMIVLTYRIETPGSVEAMANKIASDQSTGTFVPVPGETEELKSRVAARVLAIRPLEDASHPSWPEAPDGVRLNRADADIAFPLDAIGTDLSALMTIAIGGTFSIKGMTGLRVIDMKLPEAFRDAHPGPQFGIPGSRRLTGVEGRPIIGTIVKPALGLRPHETAELVGELIESGVDFIKDDEKLMSPAYSPLKERVAAIMPRILDHEQKTGKKVMYAFGISHADPDEMMRNHDLVLEAGGNCAVVNINSIGFGGMSFLRKRSGLVLHAHRNGWDVLTRHPGIGLDFKVYQQLWRLLGVDQFQINGIRVKYWEPDESFVASFKAISTPLFSPSDCPLPVAGSGQWGGQAPETYRRTGRTTDLLYLCGGGIVSHPQGPAAGVRAVQQAWQAAVADIPLDDYAKDHPELAASIAKFGDGKAA; encoded by the coding sequence ATGATGATAGTCCTGACCTACCGCATCGAGACGCCCGGCAGCGTCGAAGCGATGGCGAACAAGATCGCTTCCGATCAATCGACCGGAACCTTCGTTCCGGTTCCGGGCGAGACTGAGGAATTGAAGTCGCGTGTCGCGGCCCGGGTGCTCGCCATCCGGCCGCTGGAAGATGCAAGTCACCCGTCCTGGCCGGAAGCGCCTGACGGAGTGCGGCTCAATCGCGCCGATGCCGACATCGCTTTCCCGCTCGATGCGATCGGCACCGACCTTTCGGCGCTGATGACGATCGCGATCGGCGGAACCTTCTCGATCAAGGGCATGACGGGCCTGCGCGTCATCGACATGAAACTTCCCGAGGCTTTCAGGGATGCCCATCCCGGGCCGCAATTCGGCATTCCCGGCAGCCGCCGCCTGACTGGCGTCGAGGGACGGCCGATCATCGGCACGATCGTCAAACCGGCGCTCGGTCTGCGTCCACATGAGACGGCCGAGCTCGTCGGCGAACTGATCGAATCCGGCGTCGACTTCATCAAGGACGACGAGAAGCTGATGAGCCCCGCCTATTCGCCGCTGAAAGAGCGCGTGGCGGCCATCATGCCCCGCATTCTCGATCACGAGCAGAAGACCGGAAAGAAGGTCATGTATGCGTTCGGCATCTCGCATGCCGATCCCGACGAGATGATGCGCAACCATGATCTCGTGCTCGAGGCAGGCGGCAACTGCGCCGTCGTCAACATCAATTCCATCGGCTTCGGCGGCATGAGCTTCCTGCGCAAGCGCTCCGGCCTCGTGCTGCATGCACATCGCAATGGCTGGGACGTGCTGACGCGCCATCCCGGCATCGGCCTCGACTTCAAGGTCTATCAGCAGCTCTGGCGGCTGCTTGGCGTCGACCAGTTCCAGATCAACGGCATCCGCGTGAAATATTGGGAGCCGGACGAAAGCTTCGTTGCCTCCTTCAAGGCGATCAGCACGCCGCTCTTTAGCCCCTCCGACTGCCCGCTTCCTGTCGCCGGCTCCGGCCAGTGGGGCGGCCAGGCGCCGGAGACCTATCGGCGCACCGGCCGCACCACGGATCTTCTCTATCTCTGCGGCGGCGGCATCGTCAGCCATCCGCAGGGGCCGGCCGCCGGCGTGCGCGCCGTCCAACAGGCCTGGCAGGCGGCCGTCGCCGATATTCCGCTCGACGACTATGCCAAAGATCATCCGGAACTTGCGGCATCGATCGCCAAGTTCGGCGACGGGAAGGCTGCGTAA
- a CDS encoding ABC transporter permease, whose protein sequence is MTAATASNSAPKGANGSFLLTLMKLRTFIALFAVIIFFSIFAPNFTSTANMILMSKHVALNAFLAMGMTFVIITGGIDLSVGSIVGLCGMVAGGLILYGIELPIGYTVYFNLAEIVLITLAIGLFIGLINGLLITKLNVAPFIATLGTLYVARGLALLSSDGQTFPNLVGRPEYATTGFDFFGAGRILGLPVSIWILIVLALLAAYVARSTPIGRHIFAVGGNERAARMSGIRVDLVKIFVYMFSGLCAAIVGIVISSELMAAHPATGESFELNAIAAAVLGGTSMSGGRGTIGGTIIGAFVIGILSDGLVMMGVSSFWQMVIKGLVIIIAVVVDQAQRRLQQRVTLMQMAKAG, encoded by the coding sequence ATGACGGCGGCTACCGCATCCAATTCCGCGCCGAAGGGCGCGAACGGCTCCTTCCTGCTGACGCTGATGAAGCTTCGAACCTTCATCGCGCTCTTTGCCGTCATCATCTTCTTCTCGATCTTCGCGCCGAACTTCACCTCGACCGCAAACATGATCCTGATGTCGAAGCATGTGGCGCTGAATGCTTTCCTGGCGATGGGCATGACCTTCGTCATCATCACCGGTGGCATCGACCTCTCGGTCGGCTCGATCGTCGGCCTCTGCGGCATGGTCGCCGGCGGGCTGATCCTTTATGGCATCGAACTGCCGATCGGCTATACGGTCTATTTCAACCTCGCCGAGATTGTGCTGATCACGCTGGCGATCGGTCTCTTCATCGGCCTGATCAATGGCTTGCTGATTACCAAGCTCAACGTCGCGCCCTTCATCGCCACACTCGGCACGCTCTATGTCGCCCGCGGCCTGGCGCTGCTTTCCTCCGACGGCCAGACCTTCCCGAACCTCGTCGGCCGACCGGAATATGCGACGACCGGTTTCGATTTCTTCGGTGCCGGCCGCATTCTCGGCCTGCCGGTCTCGATCTGGATCCTGATCGTGCTGGCGCTTCTTGCGGCCTACGTGGCGCGCTCGACGCCGATCGGGCGACATATCTTTGCTGTCGGCGGAAATGAGCGCGCCGCGCGCATGTCGGGTATCCGCGTCGATCTGGTGAAAATCTTCGTCTATATGTTCTCCGGTCTTTGCGCAGCGATCGTCGGCATCGTCATCTCCTCGGAGCTGATGGCCGCACATCCAGCCACAGGCGAGAGCTTCGAACTCAACGCGATTGCCGCGGCCGTTCTTGGCGGCACCTCGATGTCGGGCGGACGCGGCACGATCGGCGGCACGATCATCGGTGCCTTCGTGATCGGCATTCTCTCCGACGGTCTGGTCATGATGGGGGTTTCCTCCTTCTGGCAGATGGTCATCAAGGGTCTGGTGATCATCATCGCCGTCGTCGTCGATCAGGCGCAGCGTCGGCTGCAGCAGCGCGTGACCCTCATGCAGATGGCAAAGGCAGGTTGA
- a CDS encoding Gfo/Idh/MocA family oxidoreductase, with the protein MADLKGALIGCGFFAINQMHAWKDVDGASIVAICDRDPERLKIVGEQFGINRRYTDAAAMFADGGFDFVDIATTVQSHRALVEMAASHKIPAICQKPFAKTLVDAKAMVEACRSAGIPLMVHENFRWQTPIQAVRRLLDHKAIGTPFWGRFSFRSGYDVFSGQPYLAEGERFIIEDLGIHTLDIARFILGDVKTLTARAKRVNPRIKGEDVATILLDHESGATSIVDVSYATKLAAEPFPETLIELDGTDGTIRLSSGYRLEVTNAAGTVVSDASPQLLSWASRPWHNIQESVYAIQKHWVDRLKNGGEPATSGADNLKTFALVEAAYDSAASGKTIDVGAMLK; encoded by the coding sequence ATGGCTGACTTGAAAGGTGCTTTGATCGGTTGCGGCTTCTTTGCGATCAACCAGATGCACGCGTGGAAGGATGTCGACGGCGCCTCGATCGTGGCGATCTGCGACCGCGATCCCGAGCGCCTGAAAATTGTCGGCGAACAGTTCGGCATCAACAGGCGCTACACGGATGCCGCGGCCATGTTTGCCGATGGCGGCTTCGATTTCGTCGACATCGCCACCACGGTCCAAAGCCACCGGGCACTGGTGGAGATGGCGGCGAGCCACAAGATCCCCGCCATCTGCCAGAAGCCCTTCGCCAAGACGCTTGTCGACGCCAAGGCGATGGTCGAGGCTTGCCGAAGTGCCGGCATCCCGCTGATGGTGCATGAGAATTTCCGCTGGCAAACGCCGATCCAGGCCGTCCGCCGGCTGCTCGACCACAAGGCGATCGGCACGCCCTTCTGGGGCCGTTTCTCCTTCCGCTCAGGGTATGACGTCTTTTCCGGACAGCCTTACCTCGCCGAAGGCGAACGTTTCATCATCGAGGATCTCGGCATCCACACGCTCGATATCGCCCGCTTCATCCTTGGCGACGTGAAGACGCTGACGGCGCGCGCAAAACGCGTCAATCCCAGGATCAAGGGCGAGGATGTGGCAACGATCCTGCTCGACCACGAAAGTGGGGCGACCTCTATCGTCGACGTCAGCTACGCGACGAAGCTTGCCGCCGAGCCTTTCCCGGAAACGCTGATCGAGCTCGACGGCACCGATGGCACGATCCGCCTTTCGTCCGGCTATCGGCTCGAGGTCACGAATGCTGCCGGCACGGTCGTTTCCGATGCGTCGCCGCAGCTTCTCTCCTGGGCATCGCGACCCTGGCACAATATTCAGGAAAGCGTCTACGCCATCCAGAAACACTGGGTCGACCGGCTGAAGAACGGCGGCGAGCCGGCAACCTCGGGTGCCGACAATCTCAAGACATTCGCCCTTGTCGAAGCGGCCTATGACAGTGCCGCATCGGGAAAGACGATCGACGTGGGGGCCATGCTGAAATGA
- a CDS encoding D-ribose ABC transporter substrate-binding protein: MNLTRRLTLAAFAGALSLGVAMPAFSADLIAIITPAHDNPFFKAEAVGAEAKAKELGYEALVMTHDDDANKQSEMIDTAIGRGAKAIILDNAGADASVAAVKKAKDAGIPSFLIDREINATGVAVAQIVSNNYQGAQLGAQEFVKLMGEKGNYVELVGKESDTNAGIRSQGYHDVIDDYPDLKSVAKQSANWSQTEAYAKMETILQANPDIKGVISGNDTMAMGAIAALQAAGRKDVIVVGFDGSNDVRDSIKSGGIKATVLQPAYAQAQMAVEQADAYIKNKTAPKEEKQLMDCVLINADNAGKLETFAIAK, from the coding sequence ATGAACCTTACGCGTAGACTGACCCTTGCAGCCTTCGCCGGCGCCCTGTCGCTCGGCGTTGCCATGCCGGCATTTTCGGCTGACCTGATCGCCATCATCACGCCGGCCCACGACAATCCATTCTTCAAGGCGGAGGCCGTCGGCGCCGAAGCCAAGGCCAAGGAACTCGGCTATGAAGCCCTCGTCATGACCCATGACGACGATGCCAACAAGCAGTCGGAAATGATCGATACCGCGATCGGCCGCGGCGCCAAGGCGATCATCCTCGATAATGCCGGCGCAGACGCTTCGGTTGCTGCCGTCAAGAAGGCCAAGGATGCCGGCATCCCCTCCTTCCTGATCGACCGCGAAATCAATGCGACCGGCGTTGCCGTCGCCCAGATCGTGTCGAACAACTATCAGGGTGCCCAGCTCGGCGCGCAGGAATTCGTCAAGCTGATGGGCGAGAAGGGCAATTACGTCGAGCTCGTCGGCAAGGAGTCAGACACCAATGCCGGCATCCGCTCGCAGGGCTATCATGACGTCATCGACGACTATCCGGATCTGAAGTCGGTCGCCAAGCAGTCGGCCAACTGGAGCCAGACGGAAGCCTATGCCAAGATGGAAACCATCCTGCAGGCCAATCCCGACATCAAGGGCGTGATCTCCGGCAACGATACGATGGCCATGGGCGCAATCGCCGCCCTCCAGGCTGCCGGCCGCAAGGACGTGATCGTCGTCGGCTTCGACGGTTCCAACGATGTCCGCGACTCCATCAAGTCGGGCGGCATCAAGGCGACCGTGCTGCAACCGGCCTACGCACAGGCCCAGATGGCTGTCGAACAGGCCGACGCCTATATCAAGAACAAGACGGCACCGAAGGAAGAAAAGCAGCTCATGGACTGCGTTCTCATCAATGCCGACAACGCCGGCAAGCTCGAGACCTTTGCCATCGCAAAGTAA
- a CDS encoding aldehyde dehydrogenase, which yields MNQTTRDPAVETHGNFVDGKEIDAGNGAFIDVRNPATGMVIARIPNSTPSDIDCAMKSARAAFEGREWGGMDIRARARLVNRLADAFEANLETLYRLETLNNGRPLNETRAQLSRLPDFFRYFAGLAIARRDDVIPVEGSYLNYTLRTPIGVVANCTPFNHPLMIMCKSLAAVLASGCTTVVKPSEYTPLTTLKLAEIFVEAGLPKGVFNVVLGYGPEAGRFLAEHPDINKLVLTGGTEAGRIAGSAAAKVFAHQTLELGGKTPVMVFDDFDVDQAVNFAAFSAFIGAGQTCVCGSRHLVQESIYEAFVEKLAAKARSLRIGNPFDPETQLGPVISARQRERVLTYSQLGREAGARAVAGGDVANVPGFEGGYFVQPTVFADVKADMRIFQEEVFGPFTSVTPFKDEAEALRLANDSPFGLGAAIRTRDVARAHRVAAGVKAGIVWVNDHHRLDPASPWGGVGESGIGREFGLESFNDHFSVKSVMVATADKPFDWYSATATQTRLN from the coding sequence ATGAACCAAACGACCCGTGATCCTGCCGTGGAGACCCACGGTAATTTCGTAGATGGCAAGGAAATCGACGCTGGTAATGGCGCGTTCATCGATGTCCGCAACCCGGCGACCGGAATGGTGATCGCGCGCATTCCGAACTCGACGCCTAGCGATATCGATTGCGCGATGAAGAGTGCGCGTGCGGCTTTCGAAGGCCGCGAATGGGGTGGAATGGATATTCGCGCGCGGGCCCGTCTCGTCAACAGACTGGCGGATGCTTTTGAGGCTAACCTTGAGACTCTGTACCGCCTGGAGACGCTGAACAACGGCAGGCCGCTCAATGAGACGCGGGCGCAACTCTCCCGGCTTCCGGATTTCTTCCGCTACTTTGCTGGCCTTGCAATTGCCCGCCGCGACGATGTCATTCCGGTCGAAGGGTCCTATCTCAACTACACGCTGCGCACGCCGATCGGCGTCGTCGCCAACTGCACGCCGTTCAACCATCCGCTGATGATCATGTGCAAGTCCCTTGCCGCGGTTTTGGCATCTGGATGCACGACCGTCGTCAAGCCGTCGGAATATACCCCGCTGACCACCTTGAAACTTGCGGAGATCTTCGTTGAAGCCGGACTGCCGAAAGGCGTGTTCAATGTCGTCCTTGGCTACGGCCCCGAAGCTGGCCGATTCCTGGCAGAGCACCCCGACATCAACAAACTCGTGCTGACCGGCGGCACGGAAGCCGGCCGGATTGCAGGCAGCGCCGCAGCGAAAGTGTTCGCGCATCAGACGCTGGAGCTCGGCGGCAAGACCCCCGTCATGGTCTTTGACGACTTCGACGTCGATCAGGCCGTGAACTTTGCCGCCTTTAGCGCCTTCATCGGGGCGGGCCAGACATGCGTGTGCGGCAGCCGGCATCTCGTCCAGGAATCGATCTACGAAGCCTTCGTCGAAAAACTTGCCGCCAAGGCGCGTTCCCTCCGGATTGGAAACCCGTTCGATCCCGAGACCCAGCTTGGCCCGGTTATTTCGGCCAGGCAACGCGAGCGTGTCCTGACGTACTCCCAGCTCGGCCGGGAGGCCGGAGCCCGTGCGGTCGCGGGCGGCGACGTCGCAAACGTACCGGGATTTGAAGGCGGCTATTTCGTCCAGCCGACCGTGTTTGCCGACGTCAAGGCGGATATGCGCATCTTTCAGGAAGAGGTATTCGGACCATTCACCAGCGTTACGCCCTTCAAGGATGAAGCGGAGGCGCTGCGCCTCGCCAATGATTCGCCCTTCGGTCTCGGAGCTGCAATCCGCACCCGCGATGTTGCCCGCGCGCACCGCGTCGCCGCCGGCGTCAAGGCCGGAATTGTCTGGGTCAACGACCACCACCGCCTGGATCCGGCCTCTCCCTGGGGAGGTGTCGGTGAAAGCGGCATTGGTCGTGAGTTCGGACTGGAAAGCTTCAACGATCATTTCAGCGTCAAGAGCGTCATGGTGGCAACCGCAGACAAGCCTTTCGACTGGTACAGCGCCACCGCAACGCAAACCCGTCTGAACTGA